A genomic segment from Capra hircus breed San Clemente chromosome 7, ASM170441v1, whole genome shotgun sequence encodes:
- the FBXW9 gene encoding F-box/WD repeat-containing protein 9 — MELPPGPRDDPHTWDDDSDPELEPDPDAQAEAYVARVLSPPKLGLAPPRAPPLPAPTVSLGALEPRAASKGSTVAVPGLLSLPPELLLEICAYLDARLVLHVLPRVCHALRDLVRDRVTWRLRAQRRVRAPYPVVEEEDFDWPTACIELEQHLSRWAEDGRRAEYFCLADGHFASIDSVLLLQGGTLCLSGSRDRNVNLWDLQQLGVEPSRVLVKTLGTQKNSTHKGWVWSLAALDHRVCSGSWDSTVKLWDMAADGQQFGEIKGKAAVLCLSYRPDILVTGTYDKKVTVYDPRVGPALLKSRRLHSSAVLALLADDRHIISGSEDHTLVVFDRRANSVLQRLQLDSYLLCMSYQEPQLWAGDNQGLLHVFANRSGCFQLVRSFDVGHRSQITGIKHSLGTLYTTSTDKTIRVHVPTDPPRTICTRSHHNVLNGICAEGNLVVAASGGLSLEVWRLQA, encoded by the exons ATGGAGCTACCTCCAGGGCCGCGCGACGATCCCCACACCTGGGACGATGACTCGGACCCGGAGCTGGAGCCTGACCCCGACGCGCAGGCCGAGGCTTACGTGGCCCGTGTGCTCAGTCCTCCGAAACTCGGGCTGGCACCTCCACGCGCCCCTCCTTTGCCCGCGCCTACGGTGTCCCTTGGCGCTCTGGAACCGCGGGCCGCGTCCAAGGGCTCGACTGTGGCGGTTCCGGGCCTGCTAAGCCTACCCCCGGAGCTGCTTCTCGAGATCTGCGCCTACCTCGACGCGCGCCTCGTGCTCCATGTCCTGCCACGCGTTTGCCACGCGCTGCGCGACCTCGTGCGTGACCGTGTCACCTGGAGGCTACGCGCGCAGCGCCGCGTACGGGCGCCCTACCCAGTGGTGGAAG AGGAGGACTTTGACTGGCCGACAGCCTGCATTGAGTTGGAGCAGCACCTGTCGCGCTGGGCAGAGGATGGGCGCAGGGCTGAGTACTTCTGCCTGGCCGATGGGCACTTTGCTTCCATTGACTCGGTGCTGCTGCTTCAG GGTGGAACACTCTGCCTGTCTGGCTCCCGAGATCGCAATGTCAACCTGTGGGACCTGCAGCAGCTGGGGGTGGAGCCCAGCCGGGTTCTGGTCAAGACCCTGGGGACCCAGAAGAATAGCACTCACAAG GGCTGGGTGTGGTCACTGGCAGCGCTGGACCACCGAGTGTGCTCCGGTTCCTGGGACAGCACAGTGAAGCTCTGGGACATGGCGGCTGACGGGCAGCAGTTTGGCGAGATAAA GGGCAAGGCAGCTGTTCTGTGCCTGTCCTACCGGCCAGATATCCTGGTGACTGGCACCTACGACAAGAAGGTGACCGTCTACGATCCCAGAG TTGGTCCAGCCCTGCTGAAGAGCCGGCGGCTGCACTCCAGCGCCGTGCTGGCACTGCTGGCAGACGACCGGCACATCATCTCAGGCAGCGAGGACCACACGCTCGTGGTGTTCGACCGCCGGGCCAACAGCGTCCTGCAGCGGCTACAG CTGGACTCCTACCTGCTCTGCATGTCCTACCAGGAACCTCAGCTCTGGGCCGGCGATAACCAGGGCCTACTGCACGTCTTTGCCAACCGCAGTGGCTGCTTCCAGCTTGTCCGG tccTTTGACGTGGGCCACAGGTCTCAGATCACGGGGATCAAGCACTCCCTGGGGACCCTGTACACCACGTCCACCGACAAGACCATCCGG GTACACGTGCCCACAGATCCACCAAGGACCATCTGCACTCGAAGCCACCACAATGTGCTGAATGGG ATCTGTGCCGAGGGCAACCTGGTGGTGGCCGCCTCCGGGGGCCTGTCGCTGGAGGTCTGGAGGCTGCAGGCCTGA
- the LOC102182581 gene encoding uncharacterized LOC105372280 homolog has product MSSKVTIGSDIRQARRAVEQLRMEAGIDRMKVSKAAADLLQFCTEQAKSDPFLVGIPATINPFKEKKPCAIL; this is encoded by the exons ATGTCCAGCAAGGTGACCATTGGCAGTGACATTAGGCAAGCCCGCCGGGCTGTGGAGCAGCTGCGGATGGAGGCGGGCATTGACCGCATGAAG GTATCCAAGGCAGCTGCCGACCTGCTGCAGTTCTGCACAGAGCAGGCCAAGAGTGACCCCTTTCTCGTGGGCATCCCAGCCACCATCAACCCCTTCAAGGAGAAGAAGCCCTGCGCCATCCTGTGA